The following is a genomic window from Citrifermentans bemidjiense Bem.
GTCGGAAGGCTTCAGCGTGAACAGGTGCCAGATGGTGGTGAGTACGCCACCCAAAAAGACGAGCCCGACGCCGAAGGCGATCCTGAACCAGAGCATCATGGTCTGCTGGGCGGTGCTGTAGCCTATGTCGAGGAATCGCTCCAGGTAGGTCTGCAATATCCCGGCTATGCCGAAGACGAGCCCCAGCGTGAACATGGCGATGGTGGTGATCCAGAACCCCCACCGGCCGGCGGTGTCGTGGTACTTCGTGATCCCCTTCAGGCGCGGCATGGCGAAGTAGAAGATGGTCAGGTTCAACAGGGCATAAGCACCGAAAAAGGCGAGATGCCCGTGGGAGACGGTGATCTGGCTACCATGGGTGTAGCGGTTGACGGGTGGCAGGGTGTGCATGAATCCCCAGAGCCCGGCGCCGACCAGGTGGTAGATGGCAAGCCCCACGATGTAGTACCAGGTGAGCGGATTGACGATGGGGTTGCGGCGCTCCCGAACGTGCATCCAGGTGTCGACCACCATGAGCACGATGGGAAGCGGTTCCAGGGCGCTGAAGATGCCGCCCCACCAAAGCCAGTAGTCCGGAGCCCCGATCCAGTAGTAGTGATGGCCGGTCCCCACTATGCCGGTGAAGAGGAAAAGCCCGGTCTCGACGTAGAGCCATTTCTCCACTACCTGGCGCTCCACCCCGGTCACCCGCATGATGATGTACGCCATGATCGATGCGGTGACTATTTCCCAAGCCCCCTCCACCCAGAGATGGATCACCCACCACCAGTAGTAATAATCCGTGTTGAGGTTGCGGTAAAAAGGCATGCCGAAGAGGTACATGAGCGCCAGAAAGGTGACCCCGCCCAAAAGCATCCACTGCAGCGCGGTCTTCACCTTCGCCTTGATGATGGTCATGGCGACGTTGGCTATGAATAGGAGCGCCGCCACCACGATGAGGGCGTTCAGCGGGAAGGGGATCTCCAAAAGCGGCTTCCCGCGGGTCCAACCGAATAAAAAGCCGATCACGGCGGTGACCGCCGCTGCCACGAAGATGATCAACTGCAAGTAGGCGATCTTCGTGCTGTAAAGCTCGCGGTCGCACTCGGGCGGGAGTATGTA
Proteins encoded in this region:
- a CDS encoding cbb3-type cytochrome c oxidase subunit I — its product is MKTIEFESQRVSLWYFRLALVLFILQVIMGLWLSINYAFTLPQELVNVFPFSTAREIHTNTLVAWMLLGFMGGTYYILPPECDRELYSTKIAYLQLIIFVAAAVTAVIGFLFGWTRGKPLLEIPFPLNALIVVAALLFIANVAMTIIKAKVKTALQWMLLGGVTFLALMYLFGMPFYRNLNTDYYYWWWVIHLWVEGAWEIVTASIMAYIIMRVTGVERQVVEKWLYVETGLFLFTGIVGTGHHYYWIGAPDYWLWWGGIFSALEPLPIVLMVVDTWMHVRERRNPIVNPLTWYYIVGLAIYHLVGAGLWGFMHTLPPVNRYTHGSQITVSHGHLAFFGAYALLNLTIFYFAMPRLKGITKYHDTAGRWGFWITTIAMFTLGLVFGIAGILQTYLERFLDIGYSTAQQTMMLWFRIAFGVGLVFLGGVLTTIWHLFTLKPSDKQAAEEVVVTPAANI